Proteins encoded within one genomic window of Bacteroides sedimenti:
- a CDS encoding ABC transporter substrate binding protein: MGNLYSCYPKKPKTIVVIGESAWISYRSTAPRSWWNIPVVIPTAKQYTWSLEDLVSGSELKSNNLIPYKEASKNFCVTGVYNQIYIKETIELMKKLMPEMSKVAFISDKWYASSYYSAQFRQIMKKHFPELREVLLSQNKISSRELLDTISCLDRKTGLLYYSWFEDNATSHPLNNTMEKMIGSYSNTPVFNLLDVGSNNAFFAGGCYSTSNANGEKTVEILNQILNGKDATVIPYQHLESPQAHLNYDFLIRCGVDKALFPKDAVYYNKPPLFIQEHKMFIISIVGFILIFFTIFLSRIWALRRIKELKEREIALLSKYKDLFNNLPLAYAKIKLSEDENKALKKYHILEFNPSFQREFSTDSSKISSLIDERSRLWFSLNKAIAAYSSNSQKTLSGMFYNEQTDKHYLAFLYPAAAEWVFDVFLIDKTEEYKASRKTEELSMIRNGISAIIPDVILVVNKSLDIIEVNDRITEQNGCIPEKIIGKNVGECFNERFAEQLHESIVRCQNSNEYIEFQTERKDGEILRYFESRLQPLYGELFICFIRDVTQKKEEEARSQSLQLLLETMLDNLPVPFYVKKVGEDLRYIYWNKKAEELSGVKSKDVIGKTREEVFGKKYADKYEGNNEQLITNGEPVTYEEDVLYPNNLFYTTHVIKSIIETPDKSSYILTARWDISELKAIHRQLEFTNRQLAQALDAGDIVPWTWHVQRGLITVDAGYLAKAGKSSLKSTVKTLQEMLNMVCPSDQEGVESAFYGLLEGKFDKIDIDIKINFWGEGYDWCQIQGLISQRNEAGEVTEISGSAIDISKRKQIEQELSDAKDRAEESSRLKSAFLANISHEIRTPLNAIVGFSGVLGDVSDEEERREFLKIINTNNELLLRLISNIIDFSSIESGSMKFHYSSVDINNLLFREEEMLRILAGQKGIEVSFNEKLPECIIYTDNDRFLQVVSNLLSNALKFTSKGSILFGYTISANRLCFYVKDTGCGIPEDKLSEIFETFTKLDSFSQGIGLGLSICTSIAHKLGGEMRVESEAGVGSTFWFEIPRLEFE, encoded by the coding sequence ATGGGCAATTTGTATAGTTGCTACCCTAAAAAGCCGAAAACGATTGTTGTAATTGGCGAAAGCGCATGGATATCCTATCGTAGTACAGCTCCTCGGTCCTGGTGGAATATTCCGGTGGTGATTCCCACTGCTAAACAATATACATGGTCCTTGGAAGATCTTGTATCCGGAAGCGAACTCAAATCTAATAATCTGATACCTTATAAAGAAGCCTCCAAAAATTTCTGCGTGACTGGTGTTTATAACCAGATTTACATAAAAGAGACAATTGAGCTTATGAAGAAGTTGATGCCTGAGATGAGCAAAGTTGCCTTCATCTCTGATAAGTGGTATGCTAGTTCTTACTACAGCGCACAATTTAGACAGATTATGAAGAAGCATTTCCCGGAGTTGAGGGAAGTCCTTTTGTCTCAAAATAAAATAAGTTCAAGAGAATTACTTGACACTATTTCCTGTTTGGATAGAAAGACAGGTTTGCTTTATTATTCCTGGTTTGAAGATAATGCTACTAGCCATCCACTTAACAACACGATGGAAAAAATGATTGGAAGTTACTCCAATACTCCAGTCTTTAATCTCCTGGATGTAGGAAGCAACAATGCTTTTTTCGCTGGTGGTTGCTACTCAACAAGTAATGCTAATGGAGAAAAAACTGTAGAAATACTCAATCAAATTCTTAATGGAAAAGATGCAACTGTTATCCCTTACCAGCACTTGGAATCTCCGCAAGCTCACTTAAATTACGATTTTTTAATTCGTTGTGGAGTTGACAAGGCTCTTTTTCCTAAGGACGCGGTTTATTACAACAAACCACCTCTTTTTATTCAAGAGCACAAAATGTTCATCATTTCTATTGTTGGATTTATTTTAATATTTTTCACAATTTTCCTTTCTCGTATTTGGGCTTTACGCAGGATAAAGGAACTGAAGGAGCGTGAAATAGCATTGCTCTCCAAATATAAAGATTTGTTTAATAATCTTCCGCTAGCTTACGCAAAAATAAAATTGTCGGAGGATGAAAACAAAGCTTTGAAAAAATATCATATCCTGGAATTTAACCCATCTTTTCAAAGAGAGTTCAGTACTGATTCCAGCAAAATTTCAAGTCTTATTGATGAACGGTCTCGTTTGTGGTTTTCTTTAAACAAAGCTATTGCTGCATATTCCAGCAATTCTCAAAAAACTTTGTCGGGCATGTTTTATAATGAACAAACAGATAAACATTATCTTGCATTTCTATATCCTGCAGCCGCAGAATGGGTGTTTGATGTTTTTTTGATAGACAAAACAGAAGAGTACAAAGCTTCCAGGAAAACAGAAGAACTCTCAATGATTAGAAACGGAATATCTGCCATTATTCCTGATGTGATTCTGGTTGTAAACAAGTCGCTTGATATTATAGAAGTGAATGATCGGATTACTGAACAAAACGGTTGCATTCCGGAAAAGATTATAGGCAAAAATGTCGGCGAATGTTTCAATGAGAGATTTGCAGAACAACTTCATGAAAGCATCGTTCGTTGTCAGAATAGTAATGAATATATTGAGTTTCAGACTGAAAGAAAAGATGGTGAAATATTGAGATATTTTGAATCAAGATTACAACCTCTGTATGGTGAACTGTTTATTTGTTTCATTCGCGATGTTACTCAAAAGAAGGAGGAGGAGGCAAGAAGCCAGAGTCTTCAACTGTTGCTTGAGACTATGCTTGATAATCTTCCTGTTCCATTTTATGTCAAGAAGGTGGGAGAGGACCTTCGCTATATCTACTGGAATAAGAAAGCAGAAGAGTTATCTGGAGTAAAGTCGAAAGATGTTATAGGGAAAACAAGAGAAGAGGTTTTCGGTAAAAAGTATGCAGATAAATATGAGGGGAATAATGAACAGCTGATAACAAATGGTGAACCGGTGACTTATGAAGAAGATGTTCTTTACCCTAATAATCTGTTCTATACTACTCATGTGATTAAAAGCATTATAGAAACACCAGACAAATCTTCTTATATTCTAACAGCCAGGTGGGATATTTCTGAGTTGAAAGCCATTCATCGTCAGCTTGAATTCACAAACCGCCAGCTTGCGCAAGCACTTGATGCGGGAGATATTGTTCCGTGGACCTGGCACGTGCAGAGAGGACTAATTACTGTTGATGCCGGATATCTAGCGAAAGCAGGAAAATCATCATTAAAAAGTACGGTTAAAACGCTTCAGGAAATGCTGAATATGGTTTGTCCTTCCGACCAAGAGGGCGTAGAATCGGCCTTTTACGGCTTGCTTGAGGGAAAATTTGATAAGATTGATATAGACATTAAGATAAATTTCTGGGGTGAAGGCTACGACTGGTGTCAGATACAAGGTCTAATCAGTCAACGGAACGAGGCGGGTGAAGTGACTGAAATCTCAGGTTCTGCGATCGATATTTCTAAAAGAAAGCAGATAGAACAAGAATTATCTGATGCCAAGGATAGAGCAGAAGAGTCCAGTCGACTGAAATCAGCTTTCCTGGCAAATATTAGCCATGAAATCCGTACACCACTTAATGCTATTGTGGGATTCTCTGGTGTGCTGGGCGATGTCAGTGATGAAGAAGAGAGAAGAGAATTCCTGAAGATTATTAATACCAATAATGAGTTGTTGTTAAGACTCATTAGTAACATCATAGATTTCTCAAGCATAGAGTCAGGTTCCATGAAATTTCACTATTCATCTGTAGATATAAACAACCTGCTTTTCAGAGAGGAAGAGATGCTGAGAATATTAGCCGGTCAGAAAGGAATCGAAGTGTCATTTAATGAAAAGCTTCCTGAATGCATTATTTATACTGATAACGACCGTTTTTTGCAGGTTGTTTCTAATCTTCTATCGAATGCATTGAAGTTTACCAGTAAAGGAAGTATTCTGTTTGGATATACTATTTCTGCAAACAGGTTGTGCTTTTACGTGAAGGACACTGGATGTGGAATTCCTGAGGATAAGCTTTCTGAAATATTCGAGACTTTTACAAAACTTGATTCCTTCTCACAGGGCATCGGACTAGGTCTTTCAATATGCACTTCAATTGCCCATAAACTGGGCGGAGAGATGAGGGTGGAATCTGAAGCCGGAGTAGGATCTACTTTTTGGTTTGAAATCCCCCGCCTAGAGTTTGAATAA
- a CDS encoding N-acetylornithine carbamoyltransferase: MRHFTNVNDLGDLKVALHEAFEIKKDRFKFVELGRNKTLLMIFFNSSLRTRLSTQKAAMNLGMNVMVLDINQGAWKLETERGVIMDGDKSEHILEAIPVMGSYCDIIGVRSFARFESKQDDYNELILNQFIKYSGRPVFSMEAATRHPLQSFADLITIEEYKKTERPKVVLTWAPHPRPLPQAVPNSFAEWMNATDYEFVITHPKGYELAPEFVSNARVEYDQMKALEGADFVYAKSWAVYNDKNYGKVQNKDRAWTVDAEHMAVTNNAYFMHCLPVRRNMIVTDDVIEGPQSIVIPEAANREISAQVVLKRILEGIQ; the protein is encoded by the coding sequence ATGAGACATTTTACAAATGTGAATGACTTGGGCGATTTGAAAGTCGCTCTTCACGAAGCTTTTGAGATTAAGAAAGATCGCTTCAAATTTGTGGAACTAGGAAGAAATAAGACTCTATTGATGATTTTCTTCAATTCCAGCCTTCGTACTCGTCTGAGTACACAAAAAGCAGCGATGAATCTTGGAATGAACGTAATGGTTCTTGATATTAATCAAGGTGCCTGGAAGCTGGAAACAGAACGTGGGGTAATTATGGACGGCGACAAATCGGAACATATCCTCGAAGCAATTCCGGTGATGGGCTCTTACTGCGATATTATCGGTGTCCGCTCATTCGCTCGATTCGAGAGTAAGCAAGATGATTACAATGAGTTGATTTTAAATCAATTTATCAAATATTCCGGTCGACCGGTTTTTTCTATGGAGGCTGCTACACGCCATCCGCTTCAGAGTTTCGCCGACCTCATCACTATTGAAGAGTATAAAAAAACGGAACGTCCAAAAGTGGTTCTAACTTGGGCTCCACATCCCCGTCCGCTTCCGCAGGCTGTGCCCAACTCATTTGCTGAGTGGATGAACGCCACTGATTACGAATTTGTAATTACTCACCCAAAAGGATATGAGTTGGCTCCGGAGTTTGTGAGCAATGCTCGTGTTGAGTACGATCAGATGAAAGCATTGGAAGGTGCCGACTTTGTTTATGCCAAAAGCTGGGCGGTGTATAATGATAAGAATTATGGTAAAGTGCAAAATAAGGATCGCGCATGGACCGTCGATGCTGAACATATGGCCGTGACCAATAATGCTTACTTCATGCATTGTTTGCCAGTAAGAAGAAATATGATTGTTACCGATGATGTGATTGAAGGACCTCAATCTATTGTTATACCTGAAGCAGCCAACCGTGAAATATCTGCACAGGTGGTGCTGAAACGAATTCTTGAAGGAATTCAATAA
- a CDS encoding Hsp20/alpha crystallin family protein translates to MTAVRRYQTWLPEVFNDLFDTNWMIRPNATAPAINVIEDTDAYKVEFAVPGMNKEDFCIKVDAENQLIVAMEKKQDSKEENKETRYLRHEFSYSKFQQTMILPDNVMKEKIEAQVENGVLIITLPKMSAEEEKKTEKYIEIK, encoded by the coding sequence ATGACAGCAGTAAGAAGATACCAGACTTGGTTACCAGAAGTGTTCAATGATTTGTTTGATACAAATTGGATGATTCGCCCAAATGCTACTGCGCCTGCTATCAACGTAATAGAAGATACTGATGCGTATAAAGTAGAGTTCGCCGTACCAGGTATGAATAAGGAAGATTTTTGTATTAAAGTCGATGCGGAGAACCAACTGATTGTTGCCATGGAGAAGAAACAAGATTCTAAAGAGGAAAATAAAGAAACCCGTTATCTGAGACATGAGTTTTCTTATTCAAAATTTCAACAAACAATGATTCTTCCCGATAATGTTATGAAAGAGAAAATTGAAGCGCAGGTTGAGAATGGAGTACTTATCATCACTCTTCCAAAAATGAGTGCAGAAGAAGAGAAAAAGACTGAAAAATATATTGAAATTAAATAA
- a CDS encoding hydrolase: protein METQKEKEAICCPPFDPTIWEDKIIEWENKKFIKDKVFTLFYMPVNFGGVMRRLMKKIGEANADVPEWLCLSDHTSQWNMNLYVAVDKEVPGANNTTIGGKFYCKVYEGPFRDTGKWCKDFVEKANAKGMHPQKLFMWYTTCPKCAKKYGKNYVAIFAQIE, encoded by the coding sequence ATGGAAACACAGAAAGAGAAAGAGGCCATTTGTTGCCCACCGTTTGATCCTACCATTTGGGAAGATAAAATAATTGAATGGGAAAATAAAAAGTTTATCAAAGATAAAGTCTTTACGCTTTTTTATATGCCCGTAAATTTCGGAGGTGTAATGAGAAGACTTATGAAGAAAATTGGGGAAGCCAATGCGGATGTCCCCGAGTGGCTCTGCTTATCGGATCATACTTCGCAATGGAACATGAACCTCTATGTGGCTGTTGACAAAGAGGTGCCCGGAGCCAATAACACAACCATCGGCGGAAAGTTTTATTGCAAGGTGTACGAGGGTCCTTTCAGAGATACAGGCAAATGGTGCAAGGATTTCGTAGAGAAAGCCAACGCAAAAGGAATGCACCCACAGAAACTATTTATGTGGTACACCACCTGCCCAAAGTGTGCCAAGAAATACGGCAAAAACTATGTTGCAATCTTTGCGCAGATAGAATAG
- a CDS encoding glycoside hydrolase family 31 protein has product MMSKLKHLLILTVILVGTISCKAGNQYRSEISSLPGEKWWGGMVALGSKMPFEGEMRLFNLASENMNNQNVPLLISSEGRYLWSDKPFAFKIENGNLQIFSDYEQVNPVVAGKTLKEAFLNASAKHFPPSGKLPEADFFSKPQYNTWIELMYNQNQNDILKYADNVLKHEFPTGVFMVDDNWQKYYGNFEFKPERFPDPKGMVERLHKQGFRIMLWICPFVSPDSPEFRELQAKGYLIKQKGTKNAAIIPWWNGYSACYDLSNPAAAEHLKGELQKMQREYGIDGFKFDAGDIDHYRNPALEYFDKNATSVEMCQYWAKMGLNFPYNEYRAGWKMGGEALVQRLGDKDYSWNAVKLLIPDMVAAGLMGYAYTCPDMIGGGQFGSFLNIDQTKLDQELIVRSCQVHALMPMMQFSVAPWRILDEKHLAICRDYAHLHEKMGSYILELAHHAAKTGEPIVRHMEYAFPHQGFTTCKDQFMLGDKYLVAPILTKVNTRKVSLPKGTWKDDTGKIFRGPKVIEVTAELERLPYYERIK; this is encoded by the coding sequence ATGATGAGCAAATTAAAACACTTATTAATTCTGACAGTAATTTTGGTGGGAACCATTTCTTGCAAGGCAGGGAATCAGTATCGCTCGGAAATATCTTCACTGCCAGGTGAGAAATGGTGGGGAGGAATGGTGGCACTGGGGTCGAAAATGCCTTTCGAAGGAGAGATGCGTTTATTTAACCTGGCTTCTGAAAACATGAACAATCAGAACGTACCTCTGCTGATATCCTCGGAAGGTCGTTACCTTTGGAGTGATAAACCGTTCGCCTTCAAAATAGAAAATGGAAATTTGCAGATATTCTCCGATTATGAACAAGTTAATCCGGTAGTTGCAGGAAAAACATTGAAAGAAGCCTTCCTGAATGCTTCCGCCAAACACTTCCCTCCATCAGGAAAACTGCCCGAAGCGGACTTCTTCTCGAAACCACAGTACAATACTTGGATTGAACTGATGTATAACCAGAATCAAAACGATATTCTGAAATATGCTGATAACGTATTAAAGCATGAATTCCCAACAGGCGTATTTATGGTAGATGATAACTGGCAGAAATACTATGGAAACTTTGAGTTTAAGCCAGAGCGCTTCCCCGACCCGAAGGGTATGGTGGAACGACTCCACAAACAAGGCTTTCGCATCATGTTGTGGATATGTCCTTTTGTGAGCCCAGACAGTCCGGAGTTTCGGGAACTGCAAGCCAAAGGTTACCTGATTAAGCAGAAAGGGACAAAAAATGCAGCCATTATCCCCTGGTGGAACGGTTATAGCGCATGTTACGACCTGAGCAACCCGGCAGCAGCCGAGCATCTGAAAGGTGAACTTCAGAAAATGCAGCGGGAATATGGCATCGACGGATTTAAATTTGACGCAGGAGATATTGACCACTACCGGAATCCTGCATTGGAATACTTTGATAAAAACGCAACCTCGGTAGAAATGTGCCAATACTGGGCAAAGATGGGACTGAATTTCCCTTATAATGAATACAGGGCCGGATGGAAAATGGGAGGCGAAGCACTGGTGCAACGCCTGGGCGATAAGGACTATTCCTGGAATGCGGTGAAACTACTGATACCCGATATGGTAGCTGCCGGGCTGATGGGGTATGCATATACTTGTCCGGACATGATTGGAGGGGGACAGTTCGGTTCATTCCTGAACATAGACCAAACCAAACTTGACCAGGAGCTTATTGTGCGCTCGTGTCAGGTACATGCACTGATGCCAATGATGCAGTTCTCCGTGGCTCCTTGGCGCATTCTGGACGAAAAGCATCTGGCCATCTGTCGCGATTACGCACATCTTCACGAAAAAATGGGAAGTTATATTCTTGAACTGGCTCACCATGCGGCAAAAACAGGCGAACCGATTGTACGCCACATGGAATATGCGTTCCCTCATCAGGGATTCACCACCTGTAAAGATCAGTTTATGCTGGGTGACAAATACCTGGTAGCACCAATCCTAACTAAGGTAAACACCCGTAAAGTATCATTGCCCAAAGGAACATGGAAGGATGATACCGGAAAGATATTCCGTGGACCGAAGGTGATTGAGGTAACAGCCGAACTGGAAAGGTTGCCTTACTACGAACGGATAAAATAG
- the bioB gene encoding biotin synthase BioB: MKQKIINGYRFTLGQAFNFIENSTDNELFELADDLRKHYFGQRFDTCAIMNARSGKCTEDCKWCAQSAYYKTSCAEFEMVETEEAVVEARKIRDSGVRMFSLVTSGRKLTPTNILKISQTFSVLNQEVPGIGYCASLGLQSKEELQSLREAGVSRYHCNIETAPSFFDKLCTTHTIEEKVKTIRSAQETGMKICSGGIIGMGETERDRIEMAVFLQELGVDSIPVNILMPIKGTPLEGTTPLTDREILRAFAIFRIINPTAEVRFAAGRLRIRHIMKQALACGVTASLVGDMLTTVGSGIQEDIHFLKENNYEI; encoded by the coding sequence ATGAAACAGAAAATTATTAATGGCTATAGGTTTACACTTGGCCAGGCTTTTAACTTTATTGAGAACAGTACCGACAATGAACTATTTGAGCTGGCCGATGACCTGCGCAAACACTACTTCGGACAACGTTTCGACACTTGCGCCATCATGAATGCCCGATCGGGGAAGTGCACGGAAGACTGTAAATGGTGCGCGCAATCGGCTTATTACAAAACATCGTGCGCTGAATTCGAAATGGTGGAGACAGAAGAAGCTGTTGTCGAAGCACGAAAAATAAGGGATTCGGGCGTCAGGATGTTCTCCCTGGTAACCAGCGGACGAAAACTCACGCCGACAAATATTCTTAAAATAAGTCAGACCTTCTCTGTCTTAAACCAAGAAGTTCCGGGCATTGGTTATTGCGCTTCGCTGGGACTGCAGTCGAAAGAGGAACTGCAAAGCCTTCGGGAAGCCGGGGTAAGTCGTTACCATTGCAACATTGAAACAGCTCCCTCGTTCTTTGACAAACTATGCACTACGCATACCATAGAGGAGAAGGTGAAAACAATCCGATCCGCACAGGAAACCGGAATGAAGATTTGTTCGGGAGGAATTATTGGCATGGGCGAAACGGAGAGAGACCGCATTGAGATGGCGGTTTTCCTTCAGGAACTGGGGGTAGACTCTATTCCTGTAAATATACTGATGCCCATCAAGGGAACTCCTTTGGAAGGCACCACACCACTTACAGACCGAGAGATTCTGCGTGCCTTTGCCATCTTTCGGATTATCAACCCAACTGCCGAAGTTCGCTTTGCTGCCGGGAGGTTACGAATTAGGCACATAATGAAACAAGCGCTGGCCTGTGGAGTGACAGCTTCGTTGGTAGGTGATATGCTCACAACCGTGGGAAGTGGCATTCAAGAGGATATCCACTTTCTAAAAGAGAACAACTATGAAATATGA
- a CDS encoding serine hydrolase, whose translation MKAFKISRLVFLCTMLAFSNLTNLQGQTKSQNPVMGYAQASYMGLADNEFMKNWLILGPVQLDEEAIKADDSRQKILFDRDAFTTVAVHSGKSIGAVKIDNTEYTWEPIRSEEGIVDLSKLLGKVEYSIAYALAEIRMDVPAKVIVGIGSDDGIKLYLNGRLVHQNWIGRPTTPDEDIAILNLKKGSNQILLKIQNMEQDWSFAIRKMGKESLKKALIESSGRGNLDNVKILTDDGVDLNAPDDSGLTAYQSAMIRGREKIMDYLKDKGGRTDIPMPSFKQLVDCIFKNVYSGITSGVSVLVSKNGEIIYEKGFGYADIGNKVPVTPDTKFRIGSITKQFTAAAILKLQEEKKLNIQDVVSKYIPGFPKGNEITLRHLLTHTSGLHSYTDRPSFFKFVTLPISLSALVDTIQAQPYDFAPGNKWNYCNSGFVLLGYIVEKISGKSLAIYLNDTFFEPLGMNNTGIYETNKLIDNEAYGYSFNGNKIIKAINWDMSWAAGAGALYSTVRDLNIWNEALFNGKVLTEESLKAAFTSSLLNNKQKTNYGYGWFIQNIRGSEFISHGGGLNGFLSYLGRQPENKFTVIVLCNSTPPPSGLSPTNSASLISEYILWPEMIKQPTFASDIPVDEKLLNAYVGRYDYGQGAVLTVTLEGKQLYAQMTGQGKYPIFPSSKDEFNWKIVDASVKFVVDEKGKVIYLLHHQNGQQIEAKKLKEEIPVAVDFSVFDKYTGKYDMGNNYVMAVLKVDKKLFLQGSQLTRFQLFPASETEFFAREINIRLKFKAHGEQKADSVIVVISGEEKVAKRVGD comes from the coding sequence ATGAAAGCGTTCAAAATTTCCCGCCTTGTTTTTTTGTGCACCATGTTGGCATTCTCAAATCTCACAAATCTTCAAGGGCAAACGAAGAGCCAGAATCCTGTCATGGGATATGCTCAGGCCTCATATATGGGCCTTGCTGATAACGAATTCATGAAAAATTGGTTGATTCTTGGACCTGTACAATTGGATGAAGAAGCAATAAAAGCTGATGATTCCAGGCAAAAAATATTATTCGACAGAGATGCATTCACCACTGTCGCTGTTCACTCTGGCAAATCTATTGGCGCCGTAAAGATTGATAATACAGAATATACTTGGGAACCGATAAGAAGCGAAGAGGGAATTGTCGACTTATCTAAACTGCTTGGCAAGGTTGAATATTCCATTGCTTATGCCCTAGCTGAAATTAGGATGGATGTTCCGGCCAAGGTAATTGTAGGGATAGGCAGTGATGATGGCATTAAATTATACCTGAATGGAAGATTGGTGCACCAAAACTGGATTGGACGACCTACGACGCCTGATGAGGATATTGCTATTCTGAATCTTAAAAAAGGTAGCAACCAGATATTGTTGAAGATTCAGAATATGGAACAGGACTGGTCTTTTGCTATAAGGAAAATGGGGAAGGAATCACTTAAAAAAGCATTGATTGAATCTTCCGGGAGGGGCAATCTTGATAATGTAAAGATCCTGACAGATGATGGAGTTGATTTGAATGCACCCGACGACTCCGGGCTGACGGCTTATCAAAGTGCCATGATTCGTGGACGGGAGAAAATAATGGATTACCTTAAAGATAAAGGGGGTAGAACCGATATTCCTATGCCCTCATTTAAACAGCTGGTTGATTGTATATTCAAAAATGTTTATAGTGGGATAACATCCGGAGTATCTGTTCTTGTCTCGAAGAATGGTGAAATTATCTATGAAAAAGGATTTGGCTATGCCGATATCGGCAATAAAGTTCCTGTTACCCCCGATACAAAGTTCAGGATTGGTTCTATTACCAAACAATTTACTGCTGCCGCCATCCTTAAGCTTCAGGAAGAGAAAAAACTGAATATTCAGGATGTAGTGTCAAAGTACATACCTGGTTTTCCGAAAGGGAATGAGATTACTCTCCGTCATCTACTTACGCATACATCTGGGCTGCACAGCTATACTGATCGGCCATCATTTTTTAAATTTGTTACTTTGCCAATCTCTCTTTCGGCCTTAGTTGATACAATACAAGCGCAACCATATGATTTTGCTCCTGGTAACAAGTGGAACTATTGTAATTCCGGCTTTGTCCTCTTAGGGTATATTGTCGAAAAGATTTCGGGAAAGAGCCTGGCAATCTACCTTAATGATACATTTTTCGAACCACTGGGAATGAATAATACCGGTATTTACGAGACTAATAAGTTGATTGACAACGAGGCTTATGGCTATTCGTTCAATGGTAACAAAATAATAAAAGCCATTAACTGGGATATGTCATGGGCTGCAGGAGCAGGAGCCCTATATTCCACGGTAAGGGATTTGAATATCTGGAATGAAGCGCTGTTTAACGGGAAAGTACTGACCGAAGAGAGTTTAAAAGCCGCATTCACCTCTTCATTACTAAATAACAAGCAAAAAACAAATTATGGCTATGGATGGTTTATTCAGAATATTCGTGGTTCAGAGTTCATTTCACATGGAGGCGGGTTAAATGGTTTTCTTTCTTATCTGGGACGTCAACCGGAGAATAAATTTACGGTGATTGTTTTATGTAACTCAACTCCTCCGCCATCCGGTCTATCCCCAACTAACTCTGCCTCTTTAATTTCCGAATATATATTATGGCCTGAAATGATAAAGCAACCCACTTTTGCATCTGATATTCCTGTGGATGAAAAATTACTTAACGCATATGTGGGACGATATGATTACGGGCAGGGTGCTGTACTGACTGTTACGCTTGAAGGAAAACAATTGTATGCCCAAATGACTGGACAGGGTAAGTATCCAATATTCCCATCGTCAAAAGATGAGTTTAATTGGAAGATTGTGGATGCGAGTGTGAAATTTGTAGTGGATGAAAAAGGGAAAGTCATCTATCTTTTACATCATCAAAACGGACAGCAGATTGAGGCAAAGAAATTGAAAGAGGAGATTCCGGTTGCTGTTGACTTTTCCGTATTCGATAAATATACAGGGAAATACGATATGGGAAATAATTATGTGATGGCTGTGCTGAAAGTAGATAAAAAATTGTTCTTGCAGGGTAGCCAGCTTACTCGATTTCAACTATTCCCTGCATCCGAAACTGAGTTTTTTGCTAGGGAAATCAACATAAGGCTCAAATTTAAGGCGCATGGAGAACAGAAGGCCGATTCTGTAATTGTAGTTATCAGCGGCGAAGAGAAAGTTGCAAAGAGGGTAGGTGATTAA
- a CDS encoding TIR domain-containing protein, with translation MVKKKVFVSFDHDNDRQYRNLLEEWNANEEFEFCFNNLSPNEIKKEDIPRVKEALVNKISQTTYTFVIIGKDSNKESKHKEDIGFRNWQNFEIAASKTNKNKLVGIKLDKKFDSPDELVGCGTKCAMTFTKEAIMKALKDA, from the coding sequence ATGGTAAAGAAAAAAGTTTTCGTAAGTTTCGATCATGACAATGACCGGCAGTACAGGAATCTGTTAGAGGAATGGAACGCAAATGAAGAATTTGAATTTTGTTTTAATAACTTATCACCAAATGAGATAAAGAAAGAGGATATACCACGTGTAAAAGAGGCTCTTGTCAACAAAATCAGCCAAACTACCTACACCTTTGTAATTATTGGGAAAGACTCAAACAAAGAGAGTAAGCATAAGGAAGATATTGGCTTCAGAAACTGGCAGAACTTCGAAATTGCTGCGAGCAAGACTAATAAGAACAAACTGGTGGGTATCAAACTCGATAAGAAATTTGATTCACCGGATGAGCTCGTGGGTTGCGGAACCAAGTGTGCCATGACTTTTACCAAGGAGGCTATTATGAAAGCACTGAAGGATGCATAA
- a CDS encoding universal stress protein — METTKIRKVLIAIDYDKSAKIVAESGHTIAKAMKADSILLHVIYEHPAYYSENPNIYELHMDFIENMKERTLKFLEEIKRLLDDGSVQTVLKEGEIASTILETAQEMEADIIVLGSHSRKWLENIFLGNDAIAVLKKTTIPLFIIPIKSENT; from the coding sequence ATGGAAACAACCAAAATCAGAAAAGTACTGATAGCTATTGACTATGATAAAAGTGCAAAAATTGTAGCCGAATCGGGGCACACCATAGCAAAAGCAATGAAAGCTGATTCTATTCTGCTGCATGTAATATACGAACATCCGGCATATTACAGCGAAAACCCCAACATCTATGAATTACATATGGATTTCATAGAGAACATGAAAGAACGCACTCTGAAATTCCTGGAAGAGATTAAGCGGCTTCTGGACGATGGCTCTGTACAAACAGTGCTGAAGGAGGGAGAAATTGCTTCGACAATTCTGGAAACCGCCCAAGAGATGGAGGCTGACATTATTGTACTAGGCTCGCATAGCCGGAAATGGTTGGAAAACATCTTTCTGGGAAATGACGCGATTGCGGTACTCAAGAAAACAACAATCCCGCTTTTCATTATTCCTATTAAGTCAGAAAATACATAG